One genomic region from Anopheles bellator chromosome 2, idAnoBellAS_SP24_06.2, whole genome shotgun sequence encodes:
- the LOC131208332 gene encoding annulin, translated as MSYLYDYVEKLLPSSWRRKRIRRPIIWSSPEYSASADVLTVRSVDLCIEENGKNHHTKRFELMGRDEYSGKIPKLIVRRGQPFRLRIICDRPYDRSRDALSLIFTVADEDQPTHGHATLVGIPVNQFPFQLGDPLEWGAAIEAIQGDMLEILVKPAASAPIGQWKLDIDTKLLSDAFGKSYSLPQAFYVLFNPWCVDDQVYMEERSHRHEYVMSDTTLIYRGSYNRLRPSVWKFGQFDKHVLDCSLLLIAKIGKVSATHRGDPVRVCRAISAAVNSPDDDGALMGNWSGDFSGGTAPTKWVGSVEILQQFYKKQKPVKYAQCWVFAGVVSTIARAIGIPSRVVTNYSSAHDTQASLTVDYFVDKHGKIMEEMSSDSIWNYHVWNEVWMQRPDLGISSDGDYGGWQAIDATPQESSDGMFRCGPASVLAVKLGEVLKPYDNNFLFAEVNADKVFWRYTGPQHPLKLLRKDVLGIGLFISTKATGRWERQDITSSYKFAEKSEEERATMLKALKQANSYFSRYYLNEEFNEVYFNFELRDDIKIGEPFSVILLIRNRSSEKQHNIEGSLHVDTILYTGKDRDSVKVEPFSIALDPGTEHSVQMMVEFTDYYRKLRDQAAFNISCMATVQDTEFEFYAQDDFRVRKPDIKIQLLGTPVSQAPVDVQITLENPLPIALRKGLFHVEGSGIGKPLLFKHAEIAAGEKISNVFTMIPPYSGRLTIAAKFTSKELDDVDGFLAFESAPRPEDIIMETESNAIISRTDVID; from the exons ATGAGTTATTTGTATGATTATGTTGAGAAATTGTTGCCATCTTCGTGGCGTAGAAAACGCATCCGACGTCCCATTATTTGGTCTTCACCGGAGT ATTCTGCATCCGCCGACGTGCTGACGGTCCGATCGGTTGATCTTTGCATCGAGGAGAACGGCAAGAATCACCACACGAAGCGGTTCGAGCTGATGGGCCGCGATGAGTACAGTGGCAAGATCCCGAAGCTGATCGTTCGCCGTGGACAACCGTTCCGGCTGCGGATAATCTGCGATCGTCCGTACGATCGGAGTCGCGACGCACTGAGCTTGATCTTTACAGTGGCCGACGAAGATCAGCCAACGCACGGGCATGCGACGTTGGTCGGTATTCCGGTTAATCAGTTTCCGTTCCAGCTGGGAGATCCGCTGGAATGGGGAGCCGCGATCGAGGCGATCCAAGGAGATATGCTGGAGATCTTGGTGAAGCCTGCCGCTTCGGCACCGATTGGCCAGTGGAAGCTGGACATCGACACGAAGCTGTTGAGCGATGCGTTCGGCAAGAGCTACTCGCTCCCACAAGCGTTCTACGTCCTGTTCAATCCTTGGTGTGTCGACGATCAGGTTTACATGGAAG AACGATCCCACCGCCATGAGTACGTCATGAGCGACACGACGCTCATCTATCGTGGATCGTACAATCGGCTGCGACCCTCGGTTTGGAAGTTTGGCCAGTTCGATAAGCACGTGCTCGATTGTTCGTTGCTGTTGATTGCTAAGATTGGTAAAGTGAGTGCCACACACCGGGGTGATCCTGTGCGTGTCTGTAGAGCCATTTCGGCGGCCGTAAACTCAccggacgatgatggtgccCTGATGGGGAACTGGAGTGGAGATTTCTCTGGCGGTACGGCTCCTACGAAGTGGGTTGGTTCGGTTGAGATCCTACAGCAGTTTtacaagaagcagaaaccGGTCAAATATGCCCAATGTTGGGTGTTTGCCGGAGTGGTATCCACAA TTGCTCGAGCCATTGGAATACCGTCGCGGGTGGTGACTAACTACTCGTCAGCGCACGACACCCAGGCCTCGCTGACGGTGGACTACTTTGTGGACAAACACGGCAAAATAATGGAGGAAATGAGTTCCGACTCTATCTGGAACTACCACGTGTGGAACGAGGTGTGGATGCAGCGCCCCGATCTGGGCATCAGTTCCGACGGTGACTACGGTGGGTGGCAGGCGATCGATGCCACCCCGCAGGAATCATCCGACGGGATGTTCCGCTGTGGACCGGCCTCGGTCCTGGCGGTCAAGCTAGGCGAGGTACTGAAACCGTACGATAACAATTTTCTGTTTGCGGAAGTGAACGCCGACAAGGTGTTCTGGCGTTACACCGGACCACAGCACCCGCTGAAGCTGCTCCGAAAGGACGTGCTCGGAATCGGTCTGTTCATCAGCACGAaagccaccggtcggtgggaGCGTCAGGACATTACGTCGTCCTACAAGTTTGCGGAAAAATCGGAAGAGGAACGGGCCACAATGTTGAAGGCACTGAAACAGGCGAACAGTTACTTCAGTCGGTACTATCTGAACGAGGAGTTTAACGAGGTGTACTTTAACTTTGAGCTGCGCGATGACATTAAAATTGGGGAACCGTTTAGTGTG ATTCTTCTCATCAGAAACCGTTCTTCGGAGAAGCAGCACAACATCGAAGGGTCGCTGCACGTTGACACCATACTGTACACGGGCAAGGACCGCGATAGTGTAAAAGTGGAACCGTTTTCGATTGCCCTGGATCCGGGCACGGAGCACTCGGTCCAGATGATGGTGGAGTTTACGGACTACTACCGCAAGCTGCGCGATCAGGCAGCATTCAATATTTCGTGTATGGCCACGGTGCAAGACACCGAGTTCGAGTTTTATGCTCAGGATGATTTCCGAGTGCGAAAGCCGGACATAAAAATACAACTGTTGGGAACGCCGGTATCGCAGGCACCGGTCGATGTGCAGATTACGCTGGAAAACCCACTTCCAATAGCGCTTCGCAAAGGATTATTTCACGTGGAGGGATCGGGCATTGGAAAACCGTTACTGTTTAAG CACGCTGAAATAGCTGCAGGAGAGAAGATCTCCAACGTTTTCACCATGATACCACCCTACTCGGGAAGGCTAACGATCGCTGCCAAATTTACCTCGAAGGAGCTGGACGATGTCGATGGGTTCCTTGCTTTTGAGTCTGCCCCACGGCCAGAGGACATCATCATGGAAACGGAGAGCAACGCAATCATCTCCCGTACAGACGTGATAGACTAA
- the LOC131208361 gene encoding lipase member H translates to MFDYIIQLMCQYVFLRELLKLNCDLEQLKALDPNYGVTWMFMPDDNGTPHIVDLSQPNDTNRGARKGNVFEDVTFYYYRQGFIVDRPFKFMNDPAVPLALNESYNPSLPTKFVIHGWMNSVSSPVGQQIKNSYLQRQDMNVFIVDWAPLASDTLYFTSAAATHDVGGHVGGLIDRMVAERGTNLKDVHIIGHSLGAHTAGFAGIAVKRGKVGRVTGLDPALPGFTDPQPYKRLASSDAQFVDVIHTCAGMLGHDKELGHVDFWPNGGTATQPGCGQLLDDLVGACSHGRSYEYFAESITRPMSFQAYPCSNIAEFRSARCRSNPVPMGDATPLSTRGKFFLETNPKPAYGKGL, encoded by the exons ATGTTCGACTACATTATTCAGTTAATGTGTCAATATGTATTCCTGCGGGAACTATTGAAGT TGAACTGCGACCTCGAACAGCTGAAGGCATTGGATCCGAACTACGGCGTCACCTGGATGTTTATGCCCGACGATAACGGAACCCCGCACATCGTGGACCTCTCGCAGCCGAACGACACTAACCGTGGCGCACGGAAAGGGAATGTGTTTGAGGATGTTACCTTCTACTACTATCGTCA AGGCTTCATCGTGGACAGGCCGTTCAAGTTTATGAACGATCCCGCCGTACCACTGGCACTGAACGAGTCGTACAATCCTAGTCTTCCCACCAAATTCGTCATCCATGGATGGATGAACTCCGTCAGTAGTCCGGTTGGCCAGCAAATCAAAAACAGTTATCTTCAGAGGCAGGACATGAACGTGTTCA TCGTAGACTGGGCACCGCTGGCTTCCGACACACTGTATTTTACTTCGGCCGCAGCCACGCACGACGTCGGAGGGCACGTGGGAGGACTCATCGATCGGATGGTGGCAGAGCGTGGAACGAATCTGAAAGATGTGCACATCATTGGCCACAGTCTCGGTGCACACACGGCCGGGTTCGCTGGAATTGCGGTGAAGAGAGGAAAGGTGGGGCGCGTTACCGGGCTTGATCCGGCTCTCCCGGGATTTACCGATCCACAACCATACAAACGGCTTGCTTCGAGCGATGCTCAGTTCGTCGATGTTATACACACCTGTGCCGGGATGTTGGGCCACGACAAGGAGTTGGGCCACGTAGACTTTTGGCCGAACGGAGGTACCGCGACTCAGCCAGGATGCGGCCAACTGTTGGACGATCTTGTCGGAGCCTGTAGCCACGGACGATCGTACGAGTACTTTGCCGAGTCCATCACTAGGCCAATGTCGTTCCAGGCTTATCCGTGTTCGAATATTGCCGAGTTTCGCAGTGCCAGGTGTCGATCTAATCCGGTGCCAATGGGGGACGCCACACCCCTATCCACGCGAGGAAAATTCTTCCTCGAAACGAATCCAAAACCAGCATATGGTAAAGGATTATAG
- the LOC131208001 gene encoding lipase member H-like — protein sequence MIEYIIQLMCQYVFLRELLNLNCDIQQLKALDANYGVTWMFMPDDNGMPHIVDLTQPNDTYYGDRKGNMKKDVTFYYFRQPSIDANNSFKFDPDAPLTLFESYDPSLPTKFIIHGWFNSMASPSTQKIKNSYLKNGDMNVFIVDWGQLAADMMYYTAATAIRDVGGHVGALIDRMVAERGTNLKDVHIIGHSLGAHTAGLAGAAVAKGKVGRVTGLDPALPWFTDPINRLDPGHAQFVDVIHTCAGMMGHDKSLGHADFWPNGGTATQPGCASLLEELMGACSHGRAYEYFAESITRPLSFLAYSCTNIVDFHDTHCQSDPVPMGEATPSSARGNYFLDTNPSPMYGKGLKALSALID from the exons ATGATCGAATATATTATTCAACTGATGTGTCAATATGTATTCCTGCGGGAACTATTGAATT TGAACTGCGACATCCAACAGCTGAAGGCATTGGATGCGAACTACGGCGTCACCTGGATGTTTATGCCCGACGATAACGGAATGCCGCACATTGTGGACCTTACGCAGCCAAACGACACATATTATGGtgaccgaaaaggaaacatgAAGAAGGATGTCACCTTCTACTACTTTCGTCA ACCGTCAATCGACGCGAATAATTCGTTCAAGTTCGATCCCGATGCACCACTGACGCTGTTCGAGTCGTACGATCCTAGTCTTCCAACCAAATTCATCATTCATGGGTGGTTTAATTCCATGGCTAGTCCGAGTACACAGAAAATCAAGAACAGCTACCTCAAAAATGGGGATATGAACGTATTCA TCGTAGACTGGGGACAATTGGCGGCTGATATGATGTACTATACAGCGGCCACAGCCATACGCGATGTCGGAGGGCACGTAGGAGCACTCATCGATCGGATGGTGGCAGAGCGTGGAACGAATCTGAAAGATGTGCACATCATTGGCCACAGTCTCGGTGCACACACGGCCGGATTGGCTGGAGCGGCAGTGGCTAAGGGGAAGGTCGGGCGCGTTACCGGACTTGATCCGGCCCTCCCTTGGTTTACCGATCCCATCAACCGACTCGACCCTGGCCATGCTCAGTTCGTCGATGTTATACACACCTGTGCCGGGATGATGGGCCATGACAAGAGTTTGGGCCATGCAGACTTTTGGCCGAATGGAGGTACCGCGACTCAGCCTGGATGCGCCTCACTCTTGGAGGAACTTATGGGAGCCTGTAGCCATGGACGAGCGTATGAGTATTTTGCCGAGTCCATCACTAGGCCCTTGTCATTTCTAGCTTATTCGTGTACAAACATTGTGGACTTTCACGATACCCACTGCCAATCAGATCCGGTGCCAATGGGGGAAGCTACACCATCATCTGCTCGAGGCAACTACTTTCTTGACACGAATCCGAGTCCAATGTACGGTAAAGGATTGAAGGCGCTTTCggctttgattgattga